One window from the genome of Streptomyces sp. NBC_01476 encodes:
- a CDS encoding penicillin acylase family protein has protein sequence MRSEVYRDDWGIPHLRAGSALALAHAQGRNAAHDRAWQIETERHRAAGTTAAFLGPQAVGWDVFARQAMIEDTARRCHARLDARTARWVGAYAAGVNAGLGEGVRRAPEFAATGLAPGRWRPWTPLAVWISTHILFSGFPAKFWRDMVGRRLGEAAVAYFATDGTGTAGSNGWLLTGERTASGAPLIAGDPHRLIEAPGVYQQIHLACPEYDVVGLAVPGVPGIAHFGHTGHVAWAITNAMADNQDLYAERLRDRAGSLQALGPDGWERVAAGTQTVEIAGAAPLRVPVLETARGPVIAGASPADAVPFPADGARFPAGGNGAPAGWDAVSLRWEVRVTGDLGFAALPALLAARTVADVGRALDAWAEPVNVVLAADTRGGVLHRVAGRVPLRDAGNGLRVVPAWEPRHAWGPTDAPLPEAPVHGGFAVMANERGLAAPLGVEFAAPHRARRIAGLLAASRGWTAKEMTAIHADTYLPGAEALLAELAALTPAALSPGAARLRGQLLGWERRMDADSTDAAAYAELRTAVVRGLAAHPAFAPLTGPPPYPGVFQPWLAPLPRIGFALESVLTRGPLPAADRAAIVRAALEEVAARPGRPAWKDLHRLAAWSALPGAVLPAPGLGGDHDCVLSTSSVPGVTHTSARGSAARFVWDLADRAESRWIVPFGADGVPGTPHRDDQLPHWLSGELVPVVTDFDLLTLTEEHPTP, from the coding sequence GTGCGCAGCGAGGTCTACCGGGACGACTGGGGGATACCCCACCTCCGGGCCGGGAGCGCCCTCGCGCTCGCCCATGCGCAGGGCCGCAACGCGGCGCACGACCGGGCCTGGCAGATCGAGACCGAGCGGCACCGGGCGGCCGGCACGACGGCCGCCTTCCTCGGACCGCAGGCCGTCGGCTGGGACGTCTTCGCACGGCAGGCGATGATCGAGGACACCGCCCGGCGCTGCCACGCCCGGCTCGACGCGCGGACCGCGCGGTGGGTGGGCGCCTATGCGGCCGGGGTCAACGCCGGGCTCGGCGAAGGGGTGCGGCGCGCACCGGAGTTCGCGGCGACCGGGCTCGCGCCGGGCCGCTGGCGGCCGTGGACGCCGCTGGCCGTCTGGATCTCCACACACATCCTCTTCTCCGGCTTCCCGGCGAAGTTCTGGCGGGACATGGTCGGACGGCGGCTCGGCGAGGCGGCCGTCGCGTACTTCGCCACCGACGGCACGGGCACCGCGGGCAGCAACGGCTGGCTGCTGACCGGCGAGCGGACGGCCTCGGGGGCGCCGCTGATCGCCGGCGACCCGCACCGCCTCATCGAAGCGCCGGGCGTCTACCAGCAGATCCACCTCGCCTGCCCGGAGTACGACGTGGTCGGCCTGGCGGTCCCCGGCGTCCCCGGCATCGCCCACTTCGGGCACACCGGCCACGTCGCCTGGGCGATCACCAATGCGATGGCGGACAACCAGGACCTCTACGCGGAACGGCTCCGCGACCGGGCCGGCTCGCTCCAGGCCCTCGGCCCGGACGGCTGGGAACGGGTCGCCGCCGGTACGCAGACGGTGGAGATCGCCGGTGCGGCCCCGCTGCGCGTACCCGTCCTCGAAACCGCCAGGGGGCCGGTGATCGCGGGCGCGTCCCCGGCGGACGCGGTGCCCTTCCCGGCGGACGGGGCGCGCTTCCCGGCGGGCGGAAACGGTGCGCCGGCCGGCTGGGATGCGGTCAGTCTGCGGTGGGAGGTGCGGGTCACCGGGGACCTGGGGTTCGCCGCGCTGCCCGCGCTGCTGGCGGCGCGGACCGTGGCGGACGTGGGGCGGGCACTGGACGCCTGGGCGGAGCCGGTGAACGTCGTGCTCGCCGCCGACACACGGGGCGGAGTGCTGCACCGGGTGGCCGGGCGGGTGCCGCTGCGGGACGCGGGCAACGGGCTGCGGGTGGTGCCCGCGTGGGAGCCGCGCCACGCGTGGGGACCCACGGACGCGCCCCTGCCCGAGGCCCCGGTCCACGGCGGCTTCGCCGTGATGGCGAACGAACGCGGCCTCGCGGCCCCGCTGGGCGTGGAGTTCGCCGCCCCGCACCGCGCCCGCCGGATCGCCGGACTGCTCGCCGCCTCCCGCGGCTGGACCGCCAAGGAGATGACCGCCATCCACGCGGATACGTATCTGCCCGGCGCCGAGGCGCTGCTGGCCGAACTGGCCGCCCTCACGCCCGCCGCCCTCAGCCCGGGCGCGGCCCGGCTGCGCGGGCAACTCCTGGGCTGGGAGCGCCGGATGGACGCGGACAGTACGGACGCCGCCGCGTACGCCGAGCTGCGGACGGCCGTGGTGCGCGGCCTCGCCGCCCACCCGGCCTTCGCCCCGCTCACCGGACCGCCGCCGTACCCCGGGGTCTTCCAGCCGTGGCTCGCGCCGCTGCCGCGGATCGGGTTCGCGCTGGAGAGCGTGCTGACCCGCGGGCCGCTGCCGGCCGCCGACCGGGCCGCGATCGTCCGCGCGGCCCTGGAGGAGGTGGCGGCCCGACCCGGGCGACCCGCCTGGAAGGACCTGCACCGGCTCGCCGCCTGGTCCGCACTGCCCGGCGCCGTTCTCCCGGCGCCCGGCCTCGGCGGCGACCACGACTGTGTGCTGTCGACCTCCAGCGTCCCCGGCGTCACCCACACGAGCGCACGCGGGTCCGCCGCCCGTTTCGTCTGGGACCTGGCCGACCGCGCCGAGAGCCGCTGGATCGTGCCCTTCGGGGCCGACGGCGTCCCCGGCACACCGCACCGCGACGATCAGCTGCCCCACTGGCTGAGCGGCGAACTCGTCCCCGTGGTCACCGACTTCGACCTGCTGACACTCACCGAGGAGCACCCCACACCATGA
- a CDS encoding helix-turn-helix transcriptional regulator — MPIDPLPNGWHRPQDALALAMGVLSAPLCDTMTALSAALAGLVPHLALARLSGVCAFTPVQFAGDTAVTGGITGTELGRLSVRVEAGEPWQGEAELGGARRPVLAVASAPDPLTAPGALLVVVRTSDEPLPEPVPELVRRLWDLVTVHTGRRTAEAEPAQAATSRAAASARARAIAELTDAHTTALSAVLGTLRAASLDDATARRGAVDLAVSALVRLRAGAELDREMSEEPADAAFGRLTEELRPLLRYGPVALDLRGPASRRDLPADVAHTTRAAVRGAVLAMLEQGEGLRRLHVSWQVEQDTLRVVVRDDGPGLLTRDALAPHRITDRLTALDGRLVLDALPGWGTTITVTLPLEPPQPAAVTDQEPLRSLHPREREVLEQLALGRRNRDIARALHISESTVKFHVANILGKLGAGSRGEAAALAHRAGLPPTRPVHAIGTA; from the coding sequence ATGCCCATCGATCCGCTGCCGAACGGCTGGCACCGCCCGCAGGACGCCCTCGCTCTGGCGATGGGAGTCCTCTCCGCGCCGCTCTGCGACACCATGACCGCGTTGTCGGCCGCGCTGGCCGGGCTGGTGCCGCATCTGGCGCTGGCCCGGCTGAGCGGGGTGTGCGCTTTCACCCCGGTGCAGTTCGCCGGGGACACCGCGGTCACCGGCGGAATCACCGGCACCGAGCTGGGCCGGCTGTCCGTACGGGTCGAGGCGGGCGAGCCGTGGCAGGGCGAGGCCGAGCTGGGCGGTGCGCGCCGCCCGGTGCTCGCGGTGGCGTCGGCGCCCGATCCGCTGACGGCGCCCGGGGCGCTGCTGGTGGTGGTCCGCACCTCGGACGAACCGCTGCCGGAGCCGGTGCCGGAGCTGGTGCGGCGGCTGTGGGACCTGGTGACGGTGCACACCGGGCGGCGTACCGCGGAGGCGGAGCCGGCCCAGGCGGCCACCTCGCGGGCCGCGGCGAGCGCCCGTGCCCGGGCCATCGCGGAGCTGACCGACGCGCATACGACGGCGCTGTCCGCGGTCCTCGGCACGCTGCGGGCCGCGTCGCTCGACGACGCCACGGCCCGGCGCGGCGCGGTGGATCTCGCGGTGTCCGCGCTGGTACGGCTGCGGGCCGGTGCGGAACTGGACCGCGAGATGAGCGAGGAGCCGGCCGACGCGGCCTTCGGCCGGCTCACCGAGGAGCTGCGCCCGCTGCTGCGGTACGGCCCGGTCGCGCTCGACCTGCGCGGGCCGGCCTCGCGCCGCGATCTGCCCGCCGACGTCGCGCACACCACGCGGGCCGCGGTGCGCGGCGCGGTGCTGGCGATGCTCGAACAGGGCGAGGGGCTGCGCCGGCTGCATGTCAGCTGGCAGGTGGAGCAGGACACCCTGCGGGTGGTGGTACGCGACGACGGGCCGGGGCTGCTGACGCGTGACGCGCTGGCACCGCACCGGATCACCGACCGGCTGACGGCGCTGGACGGGCGGCTGGTGCTGGACGCGCTGCCGGGCTGGGGTACGACCATCACGGTGACGCTCCCGCTGGAGCCGCCGCAGCCGGCGGCGGTGACGGACCAGGAGCCGCTGCGGTCGCTGCACCCGCGGGAGCGCGAGGTGCTGGAGCAGCTGGCGCTGGGGCGCCGCAACCGGGACATCGCCCGGGCGCTGCACATCAGCGAGTCCACGGTGAAGTTCCATGTGGCGAACATCCTGGGCAAGCTGGGCGCGGGCTCCCGCGGAGAGGCCGCGGCCCTGGCCCACCGCGCCGGCCTCCCCCCGACCCGCCCGGTACACGCGATCGGCACCGCCTGA
- a CDS encoding GNAT family N-acetyltransferase — MSTTTVYEERVEPFGTVTLAPVRPERDTGLLHRWVTEERAAFWGMRDADRARVHEIYAYLDSLDTHHAYLVSLDGRPVALFQTYQPQADPIGDFYPVRPGDVGVHLLLGPPDPQVPRRAGYTSALLGVLLRFVLSDPDCRRIVVEPDARNDRAVRRMVRTGFTLGPVVQLPDKRAQFAFLERA, encoded by the coding sequence ATGAGCACCACCACCGTGTACGAGGAGCGCGTCGAGCCATTCGGAACCGTCACACTCGCCCCGGTGCGGCCGGAACGGGACACCGGCCTGCTGCACCGCTGGGTCACCGAGGAGCGCGCGGCCTTCTGGGGCATGCGGGACGCGGACCGGGCCCGGGTGCACGAGATCTACGCCTACCTCGACTCGCTCGACACCCACCACGCCTATCTGGTGTCGCTGGACGGCCGGCCGGTGGCGCTCTTCCAGACCTACCAGCCGCAGGCGGATCCGATCGGTGACTTCTACCCGGTGCGGCCCGGCGACGTCGGAGTGCACCTGCTGCTCGGACCGCCCGACCCCCAGGTGCCCCGCCGGGCCGGCTACACCTCCGCCCTGCTCGGTGTGCTGCTGCGCTTCGTACTGTCCGACCCGGACTGCCGCCGGATCGTCGTGGAGCCCGACGCCCGCAACGACCGGGCCGTGCGGCGGATGGTGCGGACCGGCTTCACCCTCGGCCCGGTGGTCCAACTCCCGGACAAGCGCGCCCAGTTCGCCTTCCTGGAGCGTGCCTGA
- a CDS encoding siderophore-interacting protein, with amino-acid sequence MGHGWEGVVLKLIGARNFTFTVTATQQVTPRFHRLRLTDGGLLAALGTHPTMWVRLWFEHQGRPHQRAYTITDPDPGQGTIGLEFALHDGPAADWARAAEPGDTITATVYGTGFTAPAPPPSRLILIGDPASLPAVNSLLDALPDVPATIWFETPDPADEALELRADPVRHEVRRVPRRDAGGHLVAEVRNALPGLIGDPVSAYVWIACDTATTRKLTRFVRSGLGVPKERVKAMGYWQAT; translated from the coding sequence ATGGGGCACGGCTGGGAAGGCGTGGTGCTCAAACTCATCGGCGCCAGGAACTTCACGTTCACGGTGACCGCCACGCAGCAGGTCACCCCGCGCTTCCACCGCCTGCGGCTGACCGACGGCGGACTGCTCGCCGCCCTCGGCACCCACCCGACCATGTGGGTACGCCTCTGGTTCGAGCACCAGGGCAGGCCGCACCAGCGGGCGTACACCATCACCGACCCGGACCCCGGACAGGGCACCATCGGGCTGGAGTTCGCCCTGCACGACGGTCCGGCCGCCGACTGGGCGCGCGCCGCGGAGCCCGGCGACACGATCACCGCCACCGTCTACGGCACCGGCTTCACCGCCCCGGCCCCGCCGCCGTCACGGCTGATCCTCATCGGCGACCCGGCCTCCCTGCCCGCCGTCAACTCCCTGCTGGACGCGCTGCCCGATGTCCCGGCCACCATCTGGTTCGAGACCCCCGACCCGGCTGACGAGGCCCTCGAACTGCGTGCCGACCCGGTCCGGCACGAGGTGCGCCGGGTCCCGCGCCGGGACGCCGGCGGGCACCTGGTGGCGGAGGTGCGGAACGCACTGCCCGGCCTGATCGGCGACCCGGTGTCGGCGTACGTCTGGATCGCCTGCGACACCGCCACCACAAGGAAGCTCACCCGCTTCGTCCGGTCCGGACTCGGCGTCCCCAAGGAGCGGGTGAAGGCGATGGGCTACTGGCAGGCGACCTGA
- a CDS encoding TIGR03086 family metal-binding protein codes for MSENPNESAAGSPVTGLFSAVDLAVSTLAAVAPDQYDNATPCPDYSVRDLCNHVVSVVRRVGVLGAGGEFFSVPHFAEDTADGEWSAAAQIAAKDLKAAWSDPGVLGRQVALPWGPVPGAAAAVIYTNELVLHTWDIAKGTSQRPEFDPAMLAAPLANMKRAVPAENRGGPVPFGPVVEVPDDAPAIDRLVGWYGRRP; via the coding sequence ATGAGCGAAAATCCCAACGAATCCGCCGCCGGTTCTCCGGTGACCGGCCTGTTCTCCGCCGTCGACCTCGCCGTCTCCACCCTGGCCGCCGTCGCACCTGACCAGTACGACAACGCGACCCCCTGCCCCGACTACTCGGTGCGGGACCTGTGCAACCACGTGGTCTCGGTGGTGCGCCGGGTGGGCGTGCTCGGCGCCGGCGGCGAGTTCTTCAGCGTCCCGCACTTCGCGGAGGACACGGCGGACGGCGAGTGGTCCGCCGCCGCGCAGATCGCGGCCAAGGACCTGAAGGCCGCCTGGTCGGACCCGGGCGTGCTGGGCCGGCAGGTCGCCCTGCCCTGGGGTCCGGTGCCCGGCGCCGCCGCGGCCGTCATCTACACCAACGAGCTGGTGCTGCACACCTGGGACATCGCCAAGGGGACGTCCCAGCGGCCCGAGTTCGACCCGGCGATGCTCGCGGCGCCGCTGGCGAACATGAAGCGTGCGGTGCCGGCCGAGAACCGCGGCGGCCCGGTGCCGTTCGGCCCCGTCGTCGAGGTCCCGGACGACGCGCCGGCCATCGACCGGCTCGTCGGCTGGTACGGCCGCCGGCCCTGA
- a CDS encoding NADP-dependent oxidoreductase, producing MTKSVKSIAFAEYGPADVLVTQETEVPDPGPGQVRIAVRAAGLNALDHKIRAGYMKDAFPVELPHVPGTEASGVVEAVGEGVGGLVVGDEVFGWTATGAYAELALAAAERVTLKPDTLSFEEAAAIPVAAETSYRALEAVGVRPGETLLIHGAAGGVGTVAVQIAVARGVKVIGTASERNHEHLRALGATPVSYGDGLVERVRALAPDGVDAAIDLAGQEEAVTASVELTGGTDRVVEIANPMVSGPHGVRFSGGGPAEDRGTPAVEEALALLAAGKLKVSIHRTFPLAQAAEAHRASESGHLTGKIVLTV from the coding sequence ATGACCAAGTCCGTGAAGTCCATCGCCTTCGCTGAGTACGGCCCCGCCGACGTGCTGGTGACGCAGGAGACCGAGGTGCCGGACCCGGGGCCCGGCCAGGTGCGGATCGCGGTGCGCGCGGCCGGTCTCAACGCGCTCGACCACAAGATCAGGGCCGGGTACATGAAGGACGCCTTCCCGGTCGAACTGCCGCATGTGCCCGGCACCGAGGCGTCGGGCGTGGTCGAGGCCGTGGGGGAGGGTGTCGGCGGCCTGGTCGTGGGCGACGAGGTGTTCGGCTGGACGGCCACCGGCGCGTACGCCGAGCTGGCGCTCGCCGCCGCCGAGCGGGTCACCCTCAAGCCGGACACCCTCAGCTTCGAGGAGGCCGCGGCGATCCCGGTGGCCGCCGAGACCTCCTACCGCGCGCTGGAAGCGGTCGGGGTGCGGCCCGGCGAGACGCTGCTCATCCACGGCGCGGCCGGCGGCGTCGGCACCGTCGCCGTCCAGATCGCGGTGGCCCGGGGGGTGAAGGTGATCGGCACCGCGAGCGAGCGCAACCACGAGCACCTGCGGGCACTGGGCGCGACCCCGGTCAGCTACGGCGACGGGCTCGTCGAGCGGGTGCGGGCGCTGGCACCTGACGGGGTGGACGCGGCGATCGACCTGGCCGGCCAGGAGGAGGCGGTGACCGCGTCCGTCGAGCTGACCGGGGGTACGGACCGGGTGGTGGAGATCGCCAACCCGATGGTGTCCGGTCCGCATGGCGTGCGGTTCTCCGGCGGCGGCCCGGCGGAGGACCGCGGCACACCGGCCGTCGAGGAGGCGCTGGCGCTGCTCGCGGCGGGGAAGCTGAAGGTCTCGATCCACCGGACCTTCCCGCTGGCGCAGGCCGCCGAGGCCCACCGGGCCAGCGAGTCGGGGCACCTGACCGGGAAGATCGTGCTCACCGTCTGA
- a CDS encoding SDR family oxidoreductase, whose translation MIIVTGATGNVGRPLVAALAEAGEEVRAVSRRPSVADSPSGVQYVVADLADPPSLGAAFDGGDALFLLLAGELLGGAGDPAQILEAARAGGVRRVVLLSSQITGTRPDSGSHEALQVFERAVRESGLDWTILRAGGFASNAYAWADSVRKDRVVAWPFADVALPVLHPADIADVAAVVLREPGHAGQVYDLTGPEAITPREQAAALGTALDAEVRFVELTREQAAEHMARFMPPSVVEGTLDILGTPLPVEQQVSPDVEKILGRRGRTFADWARQNAAAFA comes from the coding sequence ATGATCATCGTCACCGGCGCCACCGGAAATGTCGGGCGCCCGCTGGTCGCCGCGCTCGCCGAGGCGGGGGAGGAGGTGCGCGCGGTGTCACGGCGTCCCTCCGTCGCCGACTCCCCGTCAGGTGTGCAGTACGTGGTGGCCGACCTCGCCGATCCGCCGTCGCTCGGCGCCGCCTTCGACGGCGGCGACGCCCTCTTCCTGCTGCTGGCCGGGGAACTGCTCGGCGGAGCGGGCGACCCCGCGCAGATCCTCGAAGCGGCCAGGGCCGGCGGGGTACGCCGGGTCGTCCTGCTCTCCTCCCAGATCACCGGCACCCGTCCGGACTCCGGCTCGCACGAGGCGCTCCAGGTCTTCGAGCGGGCGGTGCGGGAATCCGGCCTGGACTGGACGATCCTGCGGGCCGGCGGCTTCGCCTCCAACGCCTACGCGTGGGCCGACAGCGTCCGCAAGGACCGGGTGGTCGCCTGGCCCTTCGCGGATGTCGCGCTGCCGGTGCTGCACCCCGCGGACATCGCCGACGTGGCGGCCGTCGTGCTGCGCGAGCCCGGCCACGCCGGGCAGGTCTACGACCTGACGGGACCGGAGGCGATCACCCCGCGCGAGCAGGCGGCGGCCCTGGGCACCGCCCTGGACGCCGAGGTGCGGTTCGTGGAACTGACCCGCGAACAGGCCGCGGAGCACATGGCCCGGTTCATGCCCCCGTCCGTGGTGGAAGGCACCTTGGACATCCTGGGCACGCCGCTGCCGGTCGAGCAGCAGGTCAGCCCCGACGTGGAGAAGATCCTCGGGCGCCGCGGCCGTACCTTCGCGGACTGGGCCCGGCAGAACGCAGCGGCCTTCGCCTGA
- a CDS encoding FAD-binding oxidoreductase, translating to MISRRTILGAGTAAAALAAFPVAAAAQTKSPWQQLARFFGGRIVLPSDPSYATAKQLELGNYDTVDPRAIAYCTSTADVSLAVRFAQDNALPVAVRSGGHNYGGYSTGQGLVIDVSRLNAVTVGDGTVDLGPGAMNVDILSALAPHHLVVSEGGCPTVAAGGFLQGGGFGLLTRSTGMACDAITSAEMVLADGRTVTASATTNADLFWAIRGGGGGNFGIVTRYRVTPHAGDQMLMTNLIFPYDRSPDVLHGVAQWLVDAPRTIGGGAYVVQADAAPGTVPAVNVLLASRGTQDELTAEASRLLALTGAAIARQDAALTYQALEMLIFGCGALTQDQCRRSEKTATGVLPRPAYALERSRFGAAPFSAADWADVMGAFDAGRHTGQARYLDLHMFGGAANDPARTDTAYVHRDTLFAVNYRVFVNDPAAVTPENVASARSWADNGFATVDPLSNGESYQNWMDPELVDWKQSYYAENYARLAAVKRARDPYRFFRFAQSVGTAT from the coding sequence GTGATCAGTCGCAGAACCATCCTCGGAGCAGGCACCGCGGCCGCCGCACTGGCCGCATTCCCGGTCGCCGCCGCCGCGCAGACCAAGAGCCCGTGGCAGCAGCTGGCCCGCTTCTTCGGAGGACGGATAGTCCTGCCGTCCGACCCGTCCTATGCCACCGCCAAGCAGCTCGAACTCGGCAACTACGACACGGTCGACCCGCGTGCCATCGCGTACTGCACCAGCACCGCCGACGTCTCGCTCGCGGTCCGCTTCGCCCAGGACAACGCGCTCCCGGTGGCGGTCCGCAGCGGCGGCCACAACTACGGCGGCTACTCGACCGGACAGGGCCTGGTCATCGACGTCTCCCGGCTGAACGCGGTCACCGTCGGCGACGGCACCGTGGACCTGGGACCGGGGGCGATGAACGTCGACATCCTCAGCGCGCTGGCGCCGCACCACCTCGTGGTGAGCGAGGGCGGCTGCCCGACGGTCGCGGCGGGCGGCTTCCTGCAGGGCGGCGGTTTCGGCCTGCTGACCCGGTCCACCGGCATGGCCTGCGACGCGATCACCTCGGCGGAGATGGTGCTGGCCGACGGCCGGACCGTCACCGCGTCCGCCACCACCAACGCCGACCTCTTCTGGGCGATACGCGGCGGCGGCGGGGGCAACTTCGGCATCGTCACGCGCTACCGGGTGACCCCGCACGCCGGCGACCAGATGCTGATGACCAATCTGATCTTCCCCTACGACCGTTCGCCCGACGTCCTGCACGGCGTCGCCCAGTGGCTGGTGGACGCCCCGCGCACCATCGGCGGCGGCGCCTACGTGGTTCAGGCCGACGCCGCCCCCGGTACGGTCCCGGCCGTCAACGTCCTGCTCGCCTCCCGGGGGACCCAGGACGAACTCACCGCCGAGGCGTCCCGGCTGCTCGCGCTGACCGGCGCGGCCATCGCCCGCCAGGACGCCGCACTGACCTACCAGGCGCTGGAGATGCTGATCTTCGGGTGCGGCGCGCTCACCCAGGACCAGTGCCGGCGCTCGGAGAAGACCGCCACCGGTGTCCTGCCCCGTCCCGCCTACGCGCTGGAGCGCAGCCGCTTCGGCGCGGCGCCCTTCTCCGCGGCCGACTGGGCCGACGTGATGGGCGCGTTCGACGCCGGACGCCACACCGGCCAAGCCCGCTACCTCGATCTGCACATGTTCGGCGGCGCGGCCAACGACCCGGCCCGCACCGACACCGCCTACGTGCACCGCGACACGCTCTTCGCGGTCAACTACCGGGTCTTCGTCAACGACCCCGCGGCCGTGACGCCGGAGAACGTGGCGTCGGCCAGGAGCTGGGCCGACAACGGCTTCGCCACCGTCGACCCGCTCTCCAACGGTGAGAGCTACCAGAACTGGATGGACCCCGAACTGGTGGACTGGAAGCAGTCCTACTACGCCGAGAACTACGCCCGGCTGGCGGCCGTCAAGCGCGCCCGTGACCCGTACCGCTTCTTCCGGTTCGCCCAGTCCGTCGGAACCGCCACCTGA
- a CDS encoding helix-turn-helix transcriptional regulator, with protein MRADRLVAAIFVLQARGHVTAAELARELEVSERTARRDLESLALAGVPVYSQRGRNGGWSLVGGARTDLTGLTAQETRALFLAAGPVAAATPDLRSALRKLMQAVPAPLRRDAEAASGAVFIDDLDWTRDPLSDSDGHRDALVRAIVDELQVCLGYAAPGRPSTKGTVDPLGLVSKAGAWYLVAQTDRGLRAFRVSRVTSVQFNGEPVRRPADFDLTMAWRSLAAPIEELMAAAAVKVREECGELAGLRRLIGSGLPAGEPAPDGKADFPVDGAGMDLLTAHLAAIG; from the coding sequence ATGAGGGCCGACCGCCTTGTCGCCGCCATCTTCGTCCTCCAGGCCCGCGGCCATGTCACCGCCGCGGAGCTGGCCAGGGAACTGGAGGTGTCGGAGCGCACCGCCCGCCGCGACCTGGAGTCGCTGGCGCTGGCCGGCGTACCGGTGTACTCGCAACGGGGACGCAACGGCGGCTGGTCCCTGGTCGGCGGAGCCAGAACCGATCTGACCGGGCTGACCGCGCAGGAGACCCGGGCGCTCTTCCTGGCGGCCGGGCCGGTCGCCGCGGCCACGCCCGACCTGCGCTCGGCGCTGCGCAAGCTGATGCAGGCGGTGCCCGCGCCGCTGCGGCGGGACGCCGAGGCCGCCTCCGGGGCCGTCTTCATCGACGACCTGGACTGGACGCGCGATCCGCTCAGCGATTCCGACGGCCACCGCGACGCGCTGGTGCGGGCGATCGTGGACGAGTTACAGGTGTGCCTCGGCTACGCGGCCCCCGGCAGGCCGAGCACCAAGGGCACCGTCGACCCGCTGGGCCTGGTCTCCAAGGCCGGCGCCTGGTATCTGGTCGCCCAGACCGACCGCGGCCTGCGGGCCTTCCGTGTGAGCCGGGTGACCTCCGTGCAGTTCAACGGCGAGCCGGTACGGCGTCCGGCCGATTTCGACCTCACGATGGCATGGCGTTCCCTGGCCGCACCGATCGAGGAGCTGATGGCGGCGGCGGCGGTGAAGGTCCGGGAGGAGTGCGGCGAACTGGCCGGGCTGCGGCGCCTGATCGGCTCCGGTCTCCCGGCCGGCGAGCCGGCCCCTGACGGCAAGGCGGACTTCCCCGTGGACGGTGCCGGGATGGACCTCCTCACCGCTCATCTCGCCGCCATCGGCTGA